The Streptococcus viridans genome includes a window with the following:
- a CDS encoding energy-coupling factor transporter transmembrane component T family protein: MNSMILGRYVPGNSILHRMDPRAKLLGLFLLIVILFWANNVLTNVLLFLLAFALILSAKIPFRFFINGLKSMVFIIAFTTLFQLFATTGGKTLVQFYFLTVTDKGLAQAGVIFCRFILIVVFSTILTLTTTPLSLADAVEKLLTPFKIIKVPAHEIGLMLSMSLRFVPTLMDDTIRIMNAQRARGVDFGEGNLLQKIRSFIPILIPLFASSFKRADALAIAMEARGYKSGEGRSRYRQLKWQALDSVAILSVVAVGAIIFWLKY, translated from the coding sequence ATGAATAGTATGATTTTAGGACGATATGTACCAGGTAATTCCATTCTCCATCGTATGGATCCAAGGGCGAAGTTACTAGGACTTTTCTTGTTAATTGTTATTTTGTTTTGGGCCAATAATGTGTTGACGAATGTCCTGTTATTTTTATTGGCCTTTGCGTTGATTTTGAGTGCCAAGATCCCCTTCCGTTTTTTTATTAATGGCCTGAAATCGATGGTTTTTATCATTGCTTTCACCACACTCTTTCAGTTGTTTGCGACGACTGGCGGTAAGACTTTAGTTCAATTTTATTTTTTGACTGTAACGGATAAAGGACTTGCTCAAGCGGGTGTGATCTTTTGTCGTTTTATTCTCATTGTTGTATTTTCAACGATTTTAACACTGACAACAACGCCCTTAAGCTTAGCAGATGCCGTAGAAAAGTTGTTAACTCCATTTAAAATCATCAAAGTTCCTGCTCATGAAATTGGACTCATGTTGTCTATGAGCCTTCGTTTCGTCCCCACTCTAATGGATGATACGATTCGCATTATGAATGCACAGAGAGCTAGAGGGGTTGATTTTGGAGAAGGGAATCTCCTTCAGAAGATCCGCTCTTTTATACCGATTTTAATTCCCTTGTTTGCATCAAGTTTTAAACGTGCAGATGCTCTTGCAATTGCCATGGAGGCAAGAGGTTATAAAAGTGGAGAGGGAAGAAGCCGTTATAGGCAGTTAAAATGGCAAGCCTTAGATAGTGTAGCGATTCTGTCTGTAGTAGCAGTTGGTGCTATCATTTTTTGGTTGAAATATTAG
- a CDS encoding energy-coupling factor transporter ATPase, which translates to MGIALKQLSYTYQEGTPFEGAVLFDVNIEIPSGSYTALIGHTGSGKSTILQLLNGLLLPSRGEVQMNDMRISSESSQKELKDLRKKVGLVFQFPESQLFAETVVKDVAFGPQNFGVDQESAESIAKEKLRLVGLSEELFERSPFELSGGQMRRVAIAGILAMEPEILVLDEPTAGLDPSGRRELMKLFASLHQAGMTIVLVSHSMEDVAEYANLVYVLEKGRMVRSGHPRDVFQDVEGLENIQLGVPKVTKFAWRLRQKGLSLPTLPITLQEFKELIGHE; encoded by the coding sequence ATGGGAATTGCTTTAAAACAGCTTAGTTATACCTATCAAGAAGGTACTCCTTTTGAAGGAGCGGTTCTTTTTGATGTGAATATAGAAATCCCAAGCGGTTCTTATACAGCTCTAATTGGGCATACTGGAAGTGGAAAATCAACCATCCTTCAATTATTAAATGGTTTGCTTTTGCCCAGTCGAGGGGAAGTGCAAATGAATGATATGCGCATTAGTTCTGAGTCTTCTCAAAAAGAGCTAAAGGATCTTCGGAAAAAAGTGGGTCTCGTCTTTCAATTTCCAGAAAGTCAACTCTTTGCTGAGACTGTTGTAAAAGATGTCGCATTTGGGCCTCAAAATTTTGGAGTAGACCAAGAATCAGCTGAGAGCATTGCTAAGGAAAAATTACGCTTAGTCGGTCTTTCTGAAGAGTTGTTTGAACGGAGTCCCTTTGAATTGTCTGGAGGGCAAATGAGACGGGTCGCTATTGCAGGCATTTTAGCGATGGAACCTGAAATTTTGGTCTTGGACGAGCCGACAGCTGGTTTGGATCCGTCAGGTAGACGGGAATTAATGAAGCTATTTGCGTCACTTCATCAAGCTGGGATGACCATCGTTCTTGTTAGTCATTCTATGGAAGATGTGGCAGAATACGCAAATCTTGTTTATGTTTTGGAAAAAGGACGAATGGTGAGGTCTGGGCATCCAAGGGATGTATTTCAGGATGTAGAAGGATTAGAAAACATACAATTAGGTGTACCGAAAGTGACGAAATTTGCTTGGCGCTTACGTCAAAAAGGACTATCTTTGCCAACTTTACCAATCACTTTACAGGAGTTTAAGGAGTTAATTGGACATGAATAG
- a CDS encoding energy-coupling factor ABC transporter ATP-binding protein, which translates to MNNIIEVRNLTFKYQKTDENHQLNDISFHVKHGEWLSIIGHNGSGKSTVVRLIDGLLEPESGQIYISGDLLTPENVWDKRSEIGMVFQNPDNQFVGATVEDDVAFGLENQGIPRDEMVQRVDEALKMVRMDEFKDREPARLSGGQKQRVAIAGIIALRPKIIILDEATSMLDPEGRLELIRTVREVKERYGLTVISITHDLEEVSLSDRVILFEKGKATLDLTPRELFSRDDLDEIGLEEPFANRLRSMLHQKGFPVGETYQTEGELEKLLWELL; encoded by the coding sequence ATGAATAATATTATAGAAGTTCGAAATCTTACATTTAAATACCAAAAAACAGATGAGAACCATCAGTTAAATGATATTTCGTTTCACGTGAAACATGGTGAATGGTTATCCATTATTGGACATAACGGAAGTGGTAAATCAACAGTGGTCCGCTTGATTGATGGCTTGTTGGAACCGGAATCTGGTCAAATCTATATTTCTGGAGATTTGTTAACTCCTGAAAATGTTTGGGATAAACGTAGTGAGATTGGCATGGTTTTCCAGAATCCAGATAACCAGTTTGTTGGGGCTACAGTTGAAGATGATGTGGCGTTTGGGTTGGAGAACCAAGGAATTCCAAGAGATGAAATGGTGCAACGAGTAGACGAAGCTTTGAAGATGGTCCGCATGGATGAGTTCAAAGATCGAGAACCCGCTAGGTTATCCGGTGGACAAAAGCAACGAGTGGCCATTGCCGGGATTATTGCTTTACGACCTAAAATCATCATTTTAGATGAAGCGACCAGTATGTTGGATCCTGAAGGGCGTCTAGAACTAATTCGTACAGTTCGAGAAGTTAAAGAACGATATGGGTTAACGGTTATTTCTATTACCCATGATTTAGAGGAAGTTTCCCTAAGTGATCGGGTTATTCTTTTTGAAAAAGGAAAAGCGACCTTGGATCTGACTCCAAGAGAACTCTTTTCTCGAGATGATCTGGATGAAATAGGACTAGAAGAACCTTTCGCCAATCGATTGCGCAGCATGTTACATCAAAAAGGTTTTCCAGTTGGAGAAACCTATCAGACTGAAGGAGAGCTAGAGAAACTATTATGGGAATTGCTTTAA
- the pgsA gene encoding CDP-diacylglycerol--glycerol-3-phosphate 3-phosphatidyltransferase gives MKKENIPNALTLIRIVFIPIFILMLIFGKGYGWHVAAAIVFAVASITDYLDGYLARKWKVVSNFGKFADPMADKLLVMSAFIMMIELKMVPAWITAVIICRELAVTGLRLLLVETGGVVLPAAMPGKIKTFSQMFAIIFLLFHWDLLGQITLYVALIFTVYSGYEYFKGSAYLFKDTFR, from the coding sequence ATGAAAAAAGAAAATATCCCAAATGCCTTAACACTGATTCGAATTGTGTTTATTCCTATTTTTATTTTGATGCTAATATTTGGTAAAGGTTATGGTTGGCATGTAGCAGCAGCTATTGTCTTTGCAGTTGCTAGTATCACCGATTATTTGGACGGTTATTTAGCTCGTAAATGGAAAGTTGTTAGTAACTTTGGAAAATTTGCGGATCCTATGGCTGATAAGCTTCTTGTCATGTCTGCCTTTATCATGATGATTGAATTAAAGATGGTTCCGGCTTGGATTACAGCAGTTATTATTTGCCGTGAATTAGCTGTTACTGGCCTCCGTCTGTTATTGGTTGAAACAGGAGGAGTTGTTTTGCCAGCAGCGATGCCTGGGAAAATTAAAACCTTCTCACAAATGTTTGCCATTATTTTCCTTCTCTTTCATTGGGATTTATTGGGCCAAATTACGCTTTATGTTGCGCTAATCTTTACAGTCTATTCTGGATATGAATACTTTAAAGGCAGTGCCTACCTCTTTAAAGATACCTTTAGATAA
- the yfmH gene encoding EF-P 5-aminopentanol modification-associated protein YfmH gives MIKKDLEKIDYPAVGECVYQTSLQNGLKLYLIPKADFNESYAIISTKFGSIDTRFTVDGVEGIKEFPAGIAHFLEHKLFEDQDGQDYLQHFVKLGAESNAFTSFTQTSYLFSTTSNVNENLRLLLEMTQSLHLSKDSLKKEQLIIQQEIEMYQDSPDYQLFFRALANLYPDTPLAQDIAGTVSSLSQIDEKSLQDNFDYFYQPSNMQLVVVGNFDLDSLVNLVSEFEMKTSSKPLPHISPVDLNPVVQNETSRMEVASPKLAIGIRGRNQIPPLYQYRYKIILKLLFAMMFGWTSKRFQSLYEVGKLDNSLTLEIEVESSFHFVMLTMDTSEPVSISHQFRTAIKNFEKDPDVTQEHLDTIKSEMFGDFLHGLNSLDYIATQFNPIETGENLFDLPKILQSISLQDVVKVGRDFVNACDMTDFIIFPK, from the coding sequence ATGATAAAGAAAGATTTGGAGAAAATAGATTATCCAGCTGTTGGAGAATGTGTTTATCAGACAAGTCTCCAAAATGGATTGAAGTTATATTTAATTCCAAAAGCGGATTTTAATGAAAGCTATGCAATCATTTCTACTAAATTCGGTTCTATTGACACAAGATTTACAGTAGATGGAGTAGAGGGAATAAAAGAATTTCCAGCAGGGATTGCACATTTTCTTGAACATAAATTATTTGAAGATCAAGACGGTCAAGATTATTTACAGCATTTTGTAAAGCTGGGAGCTGAAAGTAATGCCTTTACTAGCTTTACACAAACTAGCTATCTCTTTTCGACCACCTCGAATGTCAATGAAAATCTGAGATTGTTACTGGAGATGACACAATCTCTTCATCTCTCAAAGGATTCTCTAAAGAAGGAACAATTGATTATTCAACAAGAGATCGAAATGTACCAAGATAGTCCTGACTACCAATTATTCTTTAGGGCGTTGGCAAATCTCTATCCAGATACACCCTTGGCCCAAGATATTGCAGGTACTGTATCTTCTCTCTCCCAAATTGATGAAAAAAGTTTACAGGATAATTTCGATTATTTCTACCAACCATCTAATATGCAGCTAGTGGTTGTCGGAAATTTTGACCTTGACAGTCTTGTTAATCTTGTTTCTGAATTTGAGATGAAGACCTCTTCAAAACCTCTTCCTCATATCTCACCCGTGGACTTAAATCCAGTTGTTCAAAATGAGACAAGTCGGATGGAAGTTGCTTCACCGAAATTAGCAATTGGCATTCGTGGAAGAAATCAGATTCCTCCTCTTTACCAGTATCGCTATAAGATTATCCTCAAATTATTGTTTGCTATGATGTTTGGGTGGACATCTAAACGATTTCAGTCACTTTATGAAGTTGGTAAACTTGACAACTCCTTGACACTAGAAATTGAAGTAGAGTCTTCGTTTCACTTTGTGATGTTAACGATGGACACCTCGGAACCTGTTAGTATATCCCATCAGTTCAGAACGGCCATTAAGAATTTTGAGAAAGACCCTGATGTGACCCAAGAGCATTTGGATACGATTAAAAGTGAAATGTTTGGAGATTTTCTACACGGTTTGAATTCCTTGGATTATATTGCGACTCAATTTAATCCAATTGAGACAGGTGAAAATCTATTTGATCTTCCAAAAATTTTACAGAGTATTTCTTTACAAGATGTTGTAAAGGTTGGGCGAGATTTTGTCAATGCTTGTGATATGACGGACTTTATCATTTTCCCTAAATAA
- the yfmF gene encoding EF-P 5-aminopentanol modification-associated protein YfmF, with product MELVTGVRIHFMKSEKFKTNEIKVRFSAPLSEETIAGRVLASRMIETANQLYPTSQQFREQLANLYGANFSTSVSKRGQMHYIDINLSYVRDAFLSKKNVLTDQMLDLLKVSLNAPLAEDGSFHSETFSVEKKNLITELEAEIENHYYYAHQQLNRLFYDQADMKLSKYGSVQQIQNEDEGSAYQAFQEMLQTNLIDFFFMGDFNELAVIEKISEFGLQPRKSYVNLFYAQSFSNVVREGLEQRETHQSILELGYHFPVQYGEKEHFALIVLNGLLGAFSHSKLFTVIREKEGLAYTISSHFDIFSHFMRIYAGIDRKNRTRTMTLMSRQVSDLKRGKFTSEELRLTKEMIINAAKLSQDRPGTLIERAYLHSILGKQFLSIDDWIQAIQLVTKEEIMAVAKSLKLQAVYFMEGRE from the coding sequence ATGGAATTAGTTACTGGTGTTCGAATCCATTTTATGAAATCAGAAAAATTTAAGACCAATGAGATAAAAGTGCGGTTCTCGGCCCCTCTTTCTGAAGAAACAATAGCAGGACGAGTTCTAGCCTCACGCATGATCGAAACAGCCAATCAACTTTACCCAACTTCACAGCAATTTAGAGAGCAGTTGGCGAACTTGTATGGAGCAAATTTTTCTACTTCTGTTTCAAAACGCGGTCAAATGCACTACATTGATATTAATTTATCTTATGTCCGTGATGCTTTTTTGAGCAAGAAAAATGTCTTGACAGATCAGATGTTGGATTTATTAAAGGTATCTCTGAATGCTCCTCTTGCAGAAGATGGCTCTTTTCATTCAGAAACTTTTTCAGTAGAGAAAAAAAATCTCATTACAGAACTAGAAGCAGAAATTGAAAATCATTATTATTATGCCCACCAACAATTGAATCGGTTGTTTTATGATCAAGCTGATATGAAACTAAGCAAGTATGGAAGTGTCCAGCAGATTCAGAACGAGGATGAAGGGTCAGCTTATCAAGCATTTCAAGAAATGCTTCAAACAAATCTGATTGACTTTTTCTTTATGGGTGATTTCAATGAACTAGCGGTCATTGAAAAGATTAGTGAATTTGGTTTACAACCTCGTAAATCTTATGTCAATCTTTTTTATGCCCAATCTTTTTCAAATGTTGTCAGAGAAGGACTTGAGCAAAGAGAAACTCATCAATCTATTTTAGAGTTAGGTTATCATTTTCCTGTTCAGTATGGAGAAAAAGAGCATTTTGCTTTGATTGTTTTAAATGGTTTACTGGGCGCTTTCTCTCACTCGAAATTGTTTACAGTCATTCGAGAAAAAGAAGGGTTGGCTTATACCATCTCTAGCCATTTTGATATTTTTTCTCATTTTATGCGGATCTATGCGGGGATTGATCGAAAAAATCGAACCCGGACCATGACCCTGATGAGCCGTCAAGTGAGTGACTTGAAGAGAGGGAAGTTTACAAGTGAAGAGCTGCGCTTGACAAAAGAAATGATTATAAATGCTGCAAAATTGTCGCAGGATCGACCTGGCACCTTGATTGAAAGAGCTTATTTACACTCTATTTTAGGAAAACAGTTCTTGTCAATTGATGATTGGATCCAAGCTATTCAACTGGTGACGAAAGAAGAAATTATGGCTGTTGCCAAATCACTCAAATTACAAGCGGTCTATTTTATGGAAGGAAGAGAATGA
- the yaaA gene encoding S4 domain-containing protein YaaA yields MNYKLFDEFITLQALFKELGIIQSGGAIKAFLHENQVEVNGEVETRRGRKLRVGDTIEVIGEKEVITLTEPSPEEIEDYQADKLEKERVAQLVKKLNKEQKQNKDSKPKKEENKRKPVRFPGT; encoded by the coding sequence ATGAACTATAAACTTTTTGATGAATTTATCACACTACAAGCTCTATTTAAAGAACTGGGAATCATCCAAAGCGGTGGAGCTATCAAAGCCTTTTTACATGAAAATCAAGTAGAGGTCAATGGAGAAGTGGAAACCAGAAGAGGACGTAAGTTACGAGTCGGAGATACAATCGAAGTAATTGGTGAGAAGGAAGTCATAACACTGACAGAACCTAGTCCAGAAGAAATTGAAGACTACCAAGCGGACAAGCTAGAAAAAGAACGCGTTGCTCAATTAGTGAAGAAATTAAATAAAGAACAGAAACAAAATAAAGATTCTAAACCTAAAAAAGAAGAGAATAAGCGGAAGCCTGTTCGTTTCCCAGGAACATAA
- the recF gene encoding DNA replication/repair protein RecF (All proteins in this family for which functions are known are DNA-binding proteins that assist the filamentation of RecA onto DNA for the initiation of recombination or recombinational repair.) yields the protein MWLKSIHIQKFRNYKEVNLQFHSRLNIFLGQNAQGKTNLLESIYFLALTRSHRTRSDKDLIHFQEEQFTVSGVLEKKTGSIPLEISLSSKGRVTKVNHLKQSKLSTYIGNMNVVLFAPEDLQLVKGSPALRRKFIDIDLGQMKPVYLSDLTAYHHVLKQRNSYLKTSNTVDPTFLDVLDEQLADYGSRVCIHRKDFLKKLEDFGQEKHFEISNQTEKLSIRYDSSIPFQDEETLRQTFITLLRENRTKDLIKKTTSVGPHRDDISFYINDMNATFGSQGQHRSVVLSLKLAEISLIESLTNEKPILLLDDVMSELDNNRQLHLLEVISRDIQTFITTTTLDHLKDLPEDLKIFNIQSGQVDE from the coding sequence ATGTGGCTTAAATCCATACACATTCAGAAATTTCGAAATTACAAAGAAGTAAATCTTCAATTCCACTCTCGTTTGAATATTTTCTTAGGCCAAAATGCTCAAGGAAAAACCAATCTCCTCGAATCCATCTACTTTTTAGCCTTGACCCGCAGCCATCGGACCCGTTCCGATAAAGATCTAATTCATTTTCAAGAGGAACAATTTACTGTTTCAGGGGTCCTAGAAAAAAAGACCGGCTCAATCCCTTTAGAAATTTCTTTATCCTCAAAAGGACGAGTCACTAAAGTAAACCACTTAAAACAAAGCAAGTTATCAACCTATATCGGTAACATGAATGTGGTTCTCTTTGCTCCAGAGGATTTACAACTTGTTAAAGGCTCACCCGCTCTTCGCCGCAAGTTTATTGATATTGATTTAGGCCAGATGAAACCTGTCTATCTATCGGATTTAACAGCTTATCATCATGTTTTAAAGCAGCGAAACAGTTACTTAAAAACATCCAACACAGTAGACCCAACCTTTTTAGATGTTTTGGATGAGCAATTAGCAGATTATGGTAGCCGGGTCTGCATCCATCGGAAAGATTTTCTTAAAAAATTAGAAGACTTTGGGCAAGAGAAACATTTTGAAATTTCCAATCAAACTGAAAAACTATCTATTCGGTATGATTCCTCCATTCCTTTTCAAGATGAGGAGACACTTCGCCAAACCTTTATCACCTTGCTTCGAGAAAATCGGACAAAAGATCTCATCAAAAAAACAACCAGTGTTGGTCCTCACCGAGATGACATTAGCTTTTACATCAATGATATGAATGCGACTTTTGGTAGCCAAGGGCAGCACCGCAGTGTTGTTCTTTCCTTAAAATTGGCAGAGATTTCATTAATTGAATCCTTGACAAATGAAAAGCCGATTTTACTCTTAGACGATGTTATGAGTGAACTTGACAACAATCGTCAACTACATTTACTAGAAGTTATCTCTCGTGACATCCAAACGTTTATTACAACTACAACTCTAGACCACCTAAAAGACTTGCCTGAGGACTTAAAAATCTTCAATATCCAATCAGGTCAAGTTGACGAATAA
- the guaB gene encoding IMP dehydrogenase, whose product MSNWDTKFLKKGYTFDDVLLIPAESHVLPNDADLRTKLADNLVLNIPIITAAMDTVTESQMAIAIARAGGLGVIHKNMSIAQQADEVRKVKRSENGVIIDPFFLTPEHTIAEADELMGRYRISGVPVVETLENRKLVGILTNRDLRFISDYDQPISNHMTSENLVTAPVGTDLETAERILQEHRIEKLPLVDENGRLSGLITIKDIEKVIEFPNAAKDEFGRLLVAGAVGVTSDTFERAEALFEAGADAIVIDTAHGHSAGVLRKIAEIRAHFPDRTLIAGNIATAEGARALYDAGVDVVKVGIGPGSICTTRVIAGVGVPQVTAIYDAAAVAREYGKTIIADGGIKYSGDIVKALAAGGHAVMLGSMFAGTDEAPGETEIFQGRKFKTYRGMGSIAAMKKGSSDRYFQGSVNEANKLVPEGIEGRVAYKGSAADIVFQMIGGIRSGMGYVGAANLQELHENAQFVEMSGAGLKESHPHDVQITNEAPNYSVQ is encoded by the coding sequence ATGTCAAATTGGGACACTAAATTTTTGAAAAAAGGTTATACCTTCGATGATGTATTGCTCATTCCAGCTGAAAGTCATGTATTACCAAACGATGCAGATCTTCGTACAAAATTGGCGGATAACCTTGTGTTGAATATCCCAATCATCACAGCTGCGATGGATACAGTCACTGAAAGCCAAATGGCTATTGCCATTGCCCGTGCTGGAGGACTTGGGGTTATTCATAAAAATATGTCCATTGCCCAACAAGCAGATGAAGTTCGTAAAGTAAAACGCTCTGAAAACGGCGTTATCATTGACCCATTTTTCTTAACACCTGAACATACCATTGCTGAGGCAGACGAACTTATGGGACGTTACCGGATCAGTGGTGTACCTGTGGTTGAAACCTTGGAAAATCGTAAACTAGTTGGGATTTTGACCAACCGTGACCTACGTTTTATTTCTGATTATGATCAACCAATTTCAAATCATATGACTAGTGAAAATCTAGTAACTGCACCAGTTGGTACAGATTTAGAAACAGCTGAACGAATCCTTCAAGAACACCGTATTGAAAAATTACCGTTGGTGGATGAAAATGGTCGTTTGTCAGGTTTGATTACCATTAAGGATATTGAAAAAGTTATCGAGTTTCCAAATGCAGCGAAAGACGAATTTGGTCGTCTTTTAGTAGCAGGTGCTGTCGGAGTTACATCTGACACTTTTGAGCGTGCGGAAGCATTGTTTGAAGCTGGTGCGGATGCCATTGTCATCGATACAGCCCATGGTCATTCTGCAGGTGTTCTTCGTAAAATCGCTGAAATTCGCGCTCATTTCCCAGATCGCACCTTGATTGCAGGTAATATTGCTACAGCTGAGGGAGCGCGTGCTCTCTATGATGCAGGTGTTGACGTGGTTAAGGTAGGGATTGGACCTGGTTCAATCTGTACAACTCGTGTGATTGCTGGTGTCGGAGTTCCTCAAGTTACAGCGATTTATGACGCAGCTGCTGTTGCGCGTGAATATGGGAAAACAATCATTGCTGACGGTGGGATCAAGTATTCTGGAGATATTGTAAAAGCCCTTGCTGCTGGTGGTCATGCAGTCATGCTTGGATCTATGTTTGCAGGAACAGATGAAGCACCAGGTGAAACTGAAATCTTCCAAGGACGTAAGTTCAAGACTTATCGTGGTATGGGATCTATTGCAGCAATGAAAAAAGGTTCAAGCGACCGCTACTTCCAAGGTTCTGTTAATGAAGCCAACAAATTGGTGCCAGAAGGAATCGAAGGTCGGGTTGCTTATAAGGGTTCAGCAGCCGATATCGTCTTCCAAATGATTGGTGGTATCCGTTCTGGTATGGGCTATGTTGGAGCTGCCAACCTTCAAGAATTGCATGAAAATGCACAATTTGTTGAAATGTCTGGGGCAGGTTTGAAAGAAAGCCACCCACACGATGTCCAAATTACCAATGAAGCACCAAACTACTCTGTTCAATAA
- the trpS gene encoding tryptophan--tRNA ligase, translated as MTKPIILTGDRPTGKLHIGHYVGSLKNRVLMQNEDKYQMFVFLADQQALTDHAKDPQTIVESIGNVALDYLAAGLDPKKSTIFIQSQIPELAELTMYYMNLVSVSRLERNPTVKTEIAQKGFGESIPSGFLVYPVSQAADITAFKANLVPVGTDQKPMIEQTREIVRSFNHAYHCDVLVEPEGIFPENEAAGRLPGLDGNAKMSKSLGNGIYLADDMDTLKKKVMSMYTDPEHIRVEDPGKIEGNMVFHYLDVFGKEEDQATIQEMKDHYQRGGLGDVKTKRYLLEILERELGPIRERRIEFAKDMGQVYDMLQKGSEVARSVAAETLDQVKSAMGLNYFK; from the coding sequence ATGACCAAGCCGATTATTTTAACTGGAGATCGCCCAACTGGGAAACTCCATATTGGACACTATGTCGGTTCGTTGAAGAATCGAGTTCTTATGCAAAATGAAGACAAGTACCAGATGTTTGTCTTTTTAGCCGATCAGCAAGCCCTAACGGATCATGCTAAAGATCCACAAACCATTGTTGAGTCTATTGGAAATGTTGCTCTAGATTATTTAGCAGCTGGTTTAGATCCAAAGAAATCAACTATTTTTATTCAAAGTCAAATCCCTGAGCTAGCGGAATTGACCATGTATTACATGAATTTGGTCTCTGTTTCACGTTTGGAACGAAACCCAACCGTTAAGACAGAAATTGCCCAAAAAGGATTCGGAGAGTCTATTCCATCTGGTTTCTTGGTTTATCCTGTTTCCCAAGCTGCAGATATTACCGCTTTTAAAGCCAATCTCGTGCCTGTTGGAACTGATCAAAAGCCCATGATTGAGCAAACTCGTGAAATTGTTCGTTCTTTTAATCATGCGTATCATTGCGATGTTTTGGTTGAACCGGAAGGAATTTTCCCAGAAAATGAGGCCGCGGGTCGTTTGCCTGGCTTGGATGGGAATGCTAAGATGTCTAAATCTCTTGGAAATGGTATTTATTTAGCCGATGATATGGACACCTTGAAGAAAAAGGTCATGAGTATGTATACAGATCCTGAGCATATTCGTGTCGAAGATCCAGGGAAAATCGAAGGAAATATGGTTTTCCATTATTTGGATGTGTTTGGAAAAGAAGAAGATCAAGCGACCATTCAAGAAATGAAAGACCATTACCAACGGGGTGGTTTAGGAGATGTTAAAACCAAACGCTATTTGTTAGAGATTCTTGAAAGAGAGTTGGGACCTATTCGCGAACGACGGATTGAATTTGCTAAAGATATGGGACAAGTTTATGATATGCTTCAAAAAGGTAGTGAAGTAGCCCGTTCGGTTGCAGCAGAAACGCTTGATCAAGTCAAATCTGCTATGGGATTAAACTATTTCAAGTAA